The Primulina eburnea isolate SZY01 chromosome 6, ASM2296580v1, whole genome shotgun sequence genome contains a region encoding:
- the LOC140835310 gene encoding serine/threonine-protein phosphatase 7 long form homolog, producing the protein MSRTDEEWQQKCVELLGFAPTASLVSGGRLSMVVLDAQCRENHIENDSSDLEVVQYTRCIALMVIGGCMFPYSRGGGVSLMYLQLLHNIPRVWAWSRMTSLSPDVHGFCHIVPAPPDVNDNNYDTILPIAPYGAMWARHFSHTHTSTHSVRIIREILDLMKDGQFNWTVYDFEALDVQAFIKGHQGEIWRCVCPLICFDIVEMYRPNRVLRQFGMRQRIPEPATDGDDLHNLSPTGHRNFDWKEFHSGPIEIWKNKEKHIADDMLVSGLVDYQYKKWYNNITIRFISPKSEGVGYSSGQACFRAMWLDEEATTHINRFGGLNVHEQSREALEEAIQDDWRIRRHLRDALNRVSNEKEVQHDIPRRNSFQNREECSRRRRRESGSTSSFDSHQHRTPHGFDVPGTSYDVASSVSLTELLNSDHRQFDNEVRSFYHEMRPNYLSSPIPFHGFSATSSGFAPDNLNRDRNTEIHHNTEMETEYFNLRRSVRVRIPRGCGTCHFYYY; encoded by the exons ATGAGCCGCACAGATGAAGAATGGCAACAAAAATGTGTCGAGTTATTAGGTTTCGCACCCACTGCATCTTTAGTGAGTGGGGGACGCTTGTCGATGGTTGTTCTAGACGCACAATGTAGAGAAAACCATATCGAAAACGACAGTTCAGACTTGGAGGTGGTGCAATACACTCGATGTATAGCCTTGATGGTAATTGGAGGATGCATGTTTCCTTACTCCCGTGGTGGTGGTGTGAGTCTTATGTATTTACAGCTACTTCATAATATTCCTCGG GTTTGGGCTTGGAGCAGGATGACATCTCTTAGTCCTGATGTACATGGTTTTTGTCATATTGTTCCTGCGCCCCCCGATGTAAATGATAACAATTATGATACAATTCTTCCAATCGCTCCTTATGGCGCAAT GTGGGCTCGTCATTTCAGTCATACTCATACATCTACCCACTCAGTACGGATTATACGCGAGATACTTGATCTTATGAAGGATGGCCAG TTTAATTGGACTGTTTATGATTTCGAAGCTCTTGATGTGCAAGCATTCATTAAAGGACATCAAGGGGAAATATGGCGATGTGTATGTCCTCTCATTTGTTTTGATATTGTAGAAATGTATCGTCCAAATCGGGTGTTGCGTCAATTTGGAATGCGACAACGAATTCCCGAACCTGCAACTGATGGGGATGATCTACACAATCTATCCCCAACAGGACACCGTAATTTTGATTGGAAAGAATTTCATAGTGGTCCAATTGAGATTTGGAAAAATAAGGAAAAACATATCGCAGATGATATGCTCGTCTCTGGACTGGTGGACTATCAATATAAGAAATGGTACAACAATATCACTATACGGTTCATTTCTCCGAAAAGCGAAGGAGTTGGTTACTCCAGTGGACAAGCATGTTTCAGAGCCATGTGGTTA GACGAGGAAGCAACCACACACATAAATCGATTTGGAGGGCTTAACGTGCATGAACAATCGAGAGAGGCACttgaagaagccattcaagatgATTGGAGAATTAGACGACATCTTCGTGATGCACTGAATAGGGTATCTAATGAAAAAGAAGTGCAACATGATATACCACGTAGAAACTCGTTTCAAAATCGTGAGGAATGTAGCCGTCGACGACGACGTGAATCGGGTTCTACTAGCTCATTTGATTCACATCAACATCGTACACCACATGGATTTGACGTCCCTGGCACATCATATG ATGTTGCTAGTAGTGTATCTCTCACTGAGCTTCTAAATTCTGACCATCGACAGTTTGATAATGAAGTACGTtcattttatcatgaaatgCGTCCGAACTATTTGAGTTCACCGATTCCTTTCCATGGATTTTCCGCCACTTCATCTGGTTTTGCTCCAGACAATTTAAACAGAGATCGTAATACAGAGATACATCATAATACAGAGATGGAAACAGAATATTTTAACTTGCGAAGAAGTGTACGAGTGCGTATACCACGCGGTTGCGGCACTTGCCATTTCTATTACTACTAG